CTATTGTGATAtgctcagttttgaaaaaaagatgaGCGTGACATCTATCATCCTGCATTTCTTTAAGTCCAGCATTCTATTAATTTAATCATATCTTACAAGGCTGCCTGTATTAATGCCATCTGGTGTCTCTAATGAGATCACAAGCTGCAACTGAATGTTCACACAcacaatttctaaaataaataagaagtttgaaaggttttttagctgttttttttttttcctgctaatgcAAATGTCTAAGTTGTCGTCAGAAACTAAGGcctggaaaagaaacatttatagcttttaaaattcacaaatcataaaatgaaatattttcatgtctaGTTCCAACTAACTTTAACAACAGACCTGAACAGCATGCACACAAACAGCAAATGTTTGTGCCAAACAGGCAAATgcaactgcatttttcttctttacctgggcatttgcatattttgtgttAGCAGTTCCGGCAAAACATTTGGATGTTGTGCACCTTGACATACACTGggtcattattttttcttcagaagctaTTATTCAATTCAGTAATTAACACTTGTCTCAGTTTTGGAGTTCTACTGTAAGTGATCTTGTTGATTTAAATGATTAATGATTAAACTGCTCATTTGCATGACATTAAGTGCACCCTTTGCAAAAATAAGCCATCATTCAGGATGTATTCTGAGCAGAGTGACAATTAACACCCTACTTCTTATGATTCTAATGCTGgcttgattatttaaaaaatagtatcatTACATAGGTAGGGTAGCCTAATTAGTAAATGACTTGCCACCAGCTTGCATGTTTCCAGCACAGATAAggttaaatattttcctttacgTAAAAAAAGCAGGTTATTGTTACTGCTTGTCAGGAGGAAGTGGTGATTATTTCAATTTAACTCTGTACCTTTAACTAATGctgttatttcttgtttttcGAATTAAAGTGTTCAGGCTGATGTAAATGTGCTTGAGGCAGCCACAAAAGCATGTAACAGAATCACACATCCTCTTTCACCTGATCTTCAGACAATTTTCAAATCTGGTAAGTACTAAAATAAAATAGGTAATCTataatgtatgtatgtgtaaTAAATGTGTTAAACCGAACACATGAGTAGGAGTATATTTACAATGGCGGGCAATGCTTAAAAAATGCTTATTAATTCCCTCCAAGTactgagaatttttttccttatcgAAATCTGTCTTTTTCCTGAGGTCTTTCTTTATCCATTGTCTTTTGCTTGTTTAATTCAAATAATGTATTCATATTTAAGATTGTAATTTAGTCTTACTTTTGAGTACTCACATATTGCTTTCATagtgaaaagaaatacaataacGTGGATAAAGTGGAAAAATAGTAAGCTAAAAAATGCAAGGCTTACATATTTAATATTCAGAACATAAGTATGTTTGTGTGCACATGCATAGACATGTGCCCATATGTAGTATATAAACAATGTTagaacacacacacccccttatatataaggaaattaattttttgtaattaccTAATACATTAATGCTAAGTAAAGCCATAAATCGGTAGATTATAAATTATAAAGGTGCCCATTGAAAGACTGTTAGAAAGATTTAACCTGAAATGAAAATTGTGTTTATAGGAGTTCTGATTTAACTGCCTTTGCAGCCAATGCATCTTCTTAATAACTTCAGTGAATGCTGTTTCAGATTCAGAAAAGGAAATCAGCTCAAGAGATTTAAATCAGGTCCTACATCTGATCTCTGCAATTCTGATTTCAGTCTGAGTCCTTCTCTACTGCTTTCGTAACAATGATCTTCCAGAAGCTTTTGCTGGGCAGTGGAAGTCCTTTTGTGAATAAATGTGTGACTGATGGTGCCCTTGTGAATTCCTGTAGCATCAGGGAGAGTATGCAGCTCTCCCGTGATGAGTAGTTGTTCCCCACAGGCTTTCTGCTGAGCTCTTCTGAGGACTAGAGAGCCCTTCTTCAGTGCTAATCTGAAGACATCTCTTTTCTTAGCCTTCCTTGCAGGGAAACACCCATGCTCCCCTTCTTCTAAATGCCTTCACCCTGTCTTCTTCCTCCTACACGTTATACTAACGTTTGAGAGTGGCTTTTTCTAAGTGGAATGAAGAGTGACTGTTTTATAGAGAATATATGCTGTCAGGATCTCTTTATATATTTTAACCATGCATGTCCTAGAAAGATATGAATGACAGATACCTAGAAAGGTATTTTTCTTGTAACAATAAAATAACAGTTTCTAAAATAATAACCTAGACAGGTACCCCTTTAGTGCTCTCTAACTGAAGTTGCAACCAAGGGCAAAGGGTAATAGAAACACCAAGCAAGGTCATGAGTGTCTGGCTGGCTGGGGTCAGAGGAGGGTAAAGCAACAGATGGAGACTAGAGTTGCGCAAAGATGGGCTAGGGACTACAGTCCCAGATGAATTGCACAACTTACCTGCTTGCCTTATACATCTTTGCACTTCTGAGAGACACTTTAACTTGTTTAAAGCTTGCTTCAGAAGGTGTTCAAGCGCTTTCAGGCTGTCATATTGCTGCAGTTTCTAAAGATCATCTTTGAAAAGCCAGCAGAAAAAGTTGGAGAGGGGGTTAAAGACTTATTTAAAGGGCAGGAAAGCCAGGGGAGCTGTGATGCTTAAGCAACATCATATAGCATGGGTCTTTACCCATCTGCAGCCCTCTGTCATGAGCCAGCCTCCCCACATGAGTCATATAGAGTCTCATCCTCATTATGCTTTTGGAGAGTGTTCAGTCCTTTCCCTCCCCCAACTTCCCAGTTATATCTGGACTGCATCTGCCCCACTTTTACAGAttatctgtctctctctctttcaaaatTCAGGTAATTCCCAAACAGGAAGGATTTGTTTATCTAGACTTAAAGTTGACCCATGCGCACTTCCTAATTAGCAGCACAActaacaaaaagcagagaaactctAGACGAAACTGCCATTCACAGCCTTAGCAAATATGGGACTTCATGTCATCCAGTCCCTGCAATTACTGCATTGCTGGTATGTGCCGTTCTCACAGAGCAGCTAATGGAAAGAAGGGAAGGTCTGAACTCATGCAAGGGAATGCTGAGGAACTAAATCTCCTGCTCGTGGTGTGTGAGGTTAAATAAGTCATTTAAGCCCCGTTTTGCGCATGTGGCCACCGATGGCATGTTCCCCATTTTATTTACCTGTGACTTTAGACTCTGTGGTCTGATTTGCAGAAGTCTGAGTCTTGCTGCAGCCAGAGTCAACGGATTTAATCGTTTACATAACTAAAGTCCTCCATAATGCTAAGCACTCTTAAAAGTGATGTTGGGGGGAACAGGTGTCTCAAACTGAACATCTTGAGTGGATACTTACTGTAATGACTCAGTGCTCACGTTCCTTTCCTGTAAAATAAAGGTAGTAATACCTCCTCACCACAGGCTGTGGTGCAAATTAATTAACTACCCTTTGTAAAATACTTAGGTATCACagtgataaagaaaataaattattttcatagagTGCAGTCTATAACACGAAGATCTGCGCACTGAACAAAGTGCTCAGTCTGTTCATATGTTGTGTACTATCCTTCGCACTATAAGAAGGAATTATCCTGGCCCTCTTAATTTACCTCACTAGTGTAATAAAAAAGGGCAAGTAGTGTGAGGTTAAAAGTGCTGAGACACACTGATAAAATgccagagtaaaaaaaaaaagttaaagtgtCGTATTACTGTTATGGAGTATATGAAGGTAGTGCTGTTTATTTGTTCCATATTTCCCTCAAGACACAGATTGCCATTGTCATACAGAatttctgaaagtaaaatttaatttactcTAATTTCTTCTAATGCAAAGTCAGTGTGAAGTATTCTCAGTGTCTCATATTCTCATATATCATTTATTAGCTCTATGAATAAACATTCCATCCATTCTTAATGATACTGATACAAATCCACTTTCCACAACTGCACATTGTGCTCCAGAGGTGTGTGATTTGTTTAGGTGCTCCTGTGTATTATTGATATAGCTGAAGTGACGAGATTCTCTTTTCAATAAATGTATTATTTCCAATTGTGTTTTTCTACTTGTTCACATTTCTTGTGCTGGTTTCCCAATCCAatctactttattttcttttcagaaatccTTGGGAAAGCATTTTGAAGTTCTTCtcaacatatttttctttctgagaagtgTACTGCCAAAATGAATTTTGTAAGTACTTTATTGATAATCTATATTAGTACCTCAATAAAGCAATGAATCTGGAAGTCCCAGCTCTTTGAGGCTGCTGGTCCGAATGCCCCAATCTCAGGAGTGATTAGCTGAAGAGATGTTTCTGACAGCAGAGTTCGCTGTCAAAGCACACTGTTTATTGGGTTTGTGCTCTCCTAATGTAACTACAGGTTTAGTGTCTGTGGTGCAAGTAACTGTGTCTCAGGCTAGCCGCCCTGGATTGCCTGTCTAGCTGAGTGGCGAGAAGTAATCATTTTTGAGCTCGATTTAGCCAAGCTATGTTAGTATGAAATGTATAACATGCTAGAAAGGCCTGTTCCCCTCCCTTGACGGTAAAGCAGGTCTAGACGTCTACTTCAAATTCAGGCTTTTGCACTGTAGAGTCTTCTGTGATGGCAGACTAATCCTTTCTGCGTAATGTATTTAAAGATGGAATCCTTTGGGCCATCCAAAAAGATTATCTCCATGTTCatattttaattaagattttatgGAATTCTCTAGTTATTTCTCACAAGTCTCCTCTGCAGTGTTAAATACACTTGTAATTGGGGTGTGTGGTGGGTGGAAACAGTGTAAAACATGTAGCGTTGGAGGAAACAACAGTGCTGTTGACTATCTTGAGGTTAGTTTGATGCAGACTTGAAGCTGAGACGTGGGAAGGACTGGACAGAAGTATTACAGTTATTGTAAGGGAAATGTCACTTACATTTCAAATCAGCAAGCCATATAATACTTGTGTAGTAATTTTCGAAAGGTTTCCGAAGTACCTTGTATTTGTATGACTTTGTTATCTATCATCTTTCTGCTAtatagaaattagaaattaagaCCTATGCGTTAACTGGTGATCTTCTTTTTTACAGGCAGAGACTCGTACCACAGATTATCCATATTATTCAGACTATGCTTCTCTAATCACACAACCTTGTTCTAAGTTGGAAGTCAGGAACTTCACAAAAGCATTTCTGCCAGTTGCGTATTCGTTGATTTGTATCATCGGCCTAGTGGGTAACATCTTTGTAGTGATGACCTTTGCTTTATATGAAAGAACCAAGTCCATGACGGATGTGTACCTCCTCAACATGGCCATAGCAGACATACTGTTTGTTCTCACTCTCCCACTGTGGGCAGTGAATTATGCTGCTGACAACTGGATTTTTGgtgatttcatttgcaaaatgaccAGAGGTATCTATGCAATCAACTTCAGCTGTGGCATGCTGCTTTTGGCCTTTATCAGCGTGGACCGGTACATTGCTATTGTACAGGCAACAAAGTCATTTAAACTCAGGGCAAGAACGCTTGCATATAGTAAACTCATTTGTTTGGTCGTGTGGGTATCATCAATTTTAATCTCTAGTTCCTCTTTTCTATATAGTGAAAGTTACAGCTTCTCCACCAATGAAACCAAAGAGATTTGCGATCACAGATTTGACAGAATGTCTGAAAGCACGATGCTGAAATCACTGCTGCTGTGTCTACAAATTGGATTTGGATTTTTTATACCTTTGATATTCATGATTTTTTGTTATACGTTCATTGTCAAAT
The genomic region above belongs to Calonectris borealis chromosome 3, bCalBor7.hap1.2, whole genome shotgun sequence and contains:
- the CCR6 gene encoding LOW QUALITY PROTEIN: C-C chemokine receptor type 6 (The sequence of the model RefSeq protein was modified relative to this genomic sequence to represent the inferred CDS: substituted 1 base at 1 genomic stop codon) yields the protein MTGTHNTSCPARKISYSGHEGHCCGKRDVQIVALKRKNLFHCVKVKQKVCKEGWLGFVTGSKENVLRSVQADVNVLEAATKACNRITHPLSPDLQTIFKSEILGKAFXSSSQHIFLSEKCTAKMNFAETRTTDYPYYSDYASLITQPCSKLEVRNFTKAFLPVAYSLICIIGLVGNIFVVMTFALYERTKSMTDVYLLNMAIADILFVLTLPLWAVNYAADNWIFGDFICKMTRGIYAINFSCGMLLLAFISVDRYIAIVQATKSFKLRARTLAYSKLICLVVWVSSILISSSSFLYSESYSFSTNETKEICDHRFDRMSESTMLKSLLLCLQIGFGFFIPLIFMIFCYTFIVKSLQQAQNSKRNKAIRVIVLIVAVFLVCQVPYNIVLLVTAVNMGKIDKSCDNDKIMAYAKYTTEAIAFLHCCVNPVLYAFIGVKFRSYFVKIMKDLWCMRYKKYNKRSSRTNSDIYHSRQTSEILTDNASSFTI